The Fortiea contorta PCC 7126 genome has a segment encoding these proteins:
- a CDS encoding DUF11 domain-containing protein, with product MTSISTWKKRKNLLLTLVAISISLSTTQASVGQTNTINNTASGTASGTPITNSNTVRLTANSAALELIKTGDKAAAEPGDSIVYRLAITNKGTTAASNLIINDRLPLGIRLINKTLTGSINNNSIALTANSNSRSISISPVDNSIQLQPNQTLVIVYAGEITPDAIRGTGTNLAIAQAGNLTSNPSSHTIRIRPGILSDCGTLIGRVFIDKNNDGEQQNNEPGIGNAVIYIDDGTRIITDNNGLYSLSNVISGNRTATLDLTSLPGYALAPNKYIIEKNSHTRLAKLAPGSMVRINFGVTPAFGEQKR from the coding sequence ATGACATCTATCTCAACGTGGAAAAAACGTAAAAACCTATTGTTAACGCTGGTTGCAATTAGCATCAGTCTCAGTACAACGCAAGCAAGCGTGGGACAAACAAACACAATCAACAACACAGCAAGCGGCACAGCGAGCGGCACACCAATCACCAACTCAAACACAGTCAGACTCACAGCCAACAGCGCCGCCCTAGAACTAATAAAAACCGGAGACAAAGCCGCAGCCGAACCAGGAGACAGCATAGTCTATCGGCTAGCAATCACCAACAAAGGGACAACAGCAGCCAGCAACCTAATCATCAACGACAGACTACCCCTAGGCATCAGACTCATCAACAAAACACTCACAGGCAGCATCAACAACAACAGCATCGCCCTCACAGCCAACAGCAACAGCCGCAGCATCAGCATCAGCCCAGTAGACAACAGCATCCAACTGCAACCAAACCAAACCCTAGTCATAGTCTACGCCGGAGAAATCACACCAGACGCCATCAGAGGCACAGGCACAAACCTAGCCATCGCCCAAGCCGGCAACCTCACAAGTAACCCCAGTAGCCACACCATCAGAATCAGACCAGGAATCCTCTCCGACTGCGGCACCCTCATCGGTAGAGTATTCATCGACAAAAACAACGACGGCGAACAACAAAACAACGAACCAGGCATCGGTAACGCCGTCATCTACATCGACGACGGCACCCGCATCATCACCGACAACAACGGACTCTACTCCCTCAGCAACGTCATCAGTGGCAATCGCACCGCCACACTAGACCTGACCAGCCTACCAGGATACGCCCTCGCACCCAACAAATACATCATCGAAAAAAATAGCCACACCAGACTAGCCAAACTCGCACCAGGAAGCATGGTGAGAATCAACTTCGGCGTCACACCAGCCTTTGGGGAACAAAAACGATGA